A genome region from Bemisia tabaci chromosome 3, PGI_BMITA_v3 includes the following:
- the LOC109029923 gene encoding partitioning defective protein 6, with protein MCVSAMNMVEVKSKFDAEFRRFSVSRKGKYDEFHELVEELHHLSEVPFLIHYIDPKDGDLLPINNDDNLGIAAQHAMPLLRIIIQRKGESAEELKGYGTPKPRNLISSILGGTQGKFKTPLMISNPHDFRQVSAIIDVDSVPEYCRRVRLLKHGSERPLGFYIRDGTSVKVTHNGLEKVPGIFISRLVPGGLAESTGLLGVNDEVLEVNGIEVSGKTLDQVTDMMVANSWNLIITVKPANQRITCASIASSSSSS; from the exons ATGTGTGTTTCCGCTATGAACATGGTTGAAGTAAAAAGCAAG TTTGATGCTGAGTTCCGGCGATTCTCAGTATCAAGAAAAGGAAAGTATGATGAGTTCCATGAGTTGGTGGAGGAGTTGCATCACCTGAGTGAGGTTCCTTTCTTGATACACTACATAGATCCAAAAGATGGTGATCTTTTGCCAATCAACAATGATGACAACCTAGGAATTGCAGCTCAACACGCCATGCCTCTATTGAGAATCATTATCCAAAGAAAAG GGGAAAGTGCTGAGGAACTGAAAGGCTATGGAACCCCAAAACCTCGCAATTTAATATCATCTATTTTGGGTGGTACACAAGGCAAATTCAAAACACCACTAATGATATCAAATCCTCATGACTTTAGACAG GTGTCAGCTATAATTGATGTCGATTCGGTACCTGAATATTGCCGAAGAGTGAGACTCCTGAAACATGGCTCAGAGCGTCCTCTTGGATTTTACATTCGTGATGGTACATCGGTTAAAGTCACTCATAATGGACTGGAAAAAGTTCCTGGGATTTTCATATCAAGGTTGGTCCCTGGAGGCCTAGCGGAGTCAACCGGATTGCTTGGTGTTAATGATGAAGTTCTGGAGGTCAATGGTATCGAAGTTAGCGGCAAAACCCTAGATCAA GTTACTGACATGATGGTAGCAAACAGTTGGAATCTCATAATCACTGTCAAGCCTGCCAACCAGCGAATCACCTGTGCCTCAATTGCCAGTAGTTCTTCCTCTAGTTAA